One stretch of Juglans microcarpa x Juglans regia isolate MS1-56 chromosome 3D, Jm3101_v1.0, whole genome shotgun sequence DNA includes these proteins:
- the LOC121255864 gene encoding zinc finger protein ZOP1, with amino-acid sequence MTEYWVSQGNKWCDFCKIFIANNPSSIRNHELGQRHKDSVAKRLDTMRKEGAAKEKQQKEAARALEQIEAKAKRSYQKDIANLQEARDSHAQALNSQEEGEDKWEHDSGSGYYYNQSNGFYYDPNSGFYYSDAIGKWVTQEEAYATPQFSSYSKHREPTLKRPLSASEVGSVTESKGAAKVQNRPAPGPVVSTSLNPMRSVKGAPSSLTVGKRKRQDEKPKVLSKEEATALKAREAAKKRVEEREKPLLGLYRAL; translated from the exons ATGACTGAG TACTGGGTTAGCCAGGGCAACAAATGGTGCGATTTCTGCAAAATCTTCATAGCAAACAATCCATCTAGCATTAGAAATCATGAGCTCGGTCAACGTCACAAGGATAGTGTTGCCAAGAGGCTTGACACTATGCGAAAAGAGGGTGCTGCCAAGGAAAAGCAACAAAAGGAAGCCGCCCGTGCCCTTGAGCAAATTGAAGCA AAAGCAAAACGGAGCTATCAGAAGGATATAGCAAATCTTCAAGAAGCCAGAGATTCTCATGCCCAAGCATTAAATTCTCAAGAAGAAGGTGAAGATA AATGGGAGCATGACAGCGGTTCAGGCTATTATTACAACCAAAGCAATGGCTTTTACTATGACCCAAACTCAGGATTTTACTATTCCGATGCAATAG GCAAGTGGGTGACACAGGAAGAGGCATATGCCACACCACAGttttcttcatattctaaacATAGAGAACCCACTTTGAAACGGCCATTGTCTGCTTCAGAGGTAGGATCAGTCACAGAAAGTAAAGGTGCTGCTAAAGTTCAAAATAGGCCGGCACCTGGGCCTGTTGTTTCCACTTCTTTAAATCCCATGAGATCTGTTAAAGGTGCTCCATCATCACTTACTGTTGGCAAGAGGAAGAGGCAAGACGAGAAGCCAAAGGTTCTATCCAAAGAAGAAGCAACTGCACTTAAAGCAAGGGAGGCTGCAAAGAAGAgagttgaagagagagagaaacctttGCTGGGCCTCTACAGGGCTCTCTGA
- the LOC121255687 gene encoding protein ALP1-like produces the protein MDHSFLLMLSNLLHLQNSLDPTTSFLSSSSSSTTTSSATGTATSPTSSGSPTCLLSSSSSAAPLLFFTIASVLSFLASSRRKATPSSPRPVPPQSSNASASAADFSVSAFRALSTEHIWSLEAPLRDAQWRSLYGLSYPVFTTVVDKLKPHIALSNLSLPSDYAVAMVLSRLSHGFSAKTLASRYSLEPYLISKITNMVTRLLATKLYPEFIKIPVSRRRLIETTQAFEELTSLPNMCGAIDGSPIKLHSVPSDPNLAANYKCRYGYSSVQLQVVADHKKIFWDVCVKAPGATDDATHFRDSLLYTRLTSGDIVWEKVINVRGHNVRPYIVGDWSYPLMSFLLTPFSPNGMGVPAQNLFDGMLMKGRSVVVEAIGLLKGRWKILQDLNVGLSHAPQTIVACCVLHNLCQIAREPEPEELWKEPDESGTPPRVLDGEKSFYYHGESLRQVLADDLHQRLSSR, from the coding sequence atGGATCACTCGTTCTTGCTGATGCTGTCGAACCTACTCCACCTCCAGAATTCCCTCGACCCCACCACTTCCTTcctctcctcttcctcctcctccactaCCACCTCCTCCGCCACCGGCACCGCGACCTCCCCCACCTCCTCTGGCTCCCCTACCTgcctcctctcctcctcctcctctgccGCCCCTCTCCTCTTCTTCACCATCGCTTCCGTCCTCTCCTTCCTTGCCTCCTCTCGCCGCAAAGCCACCCCTTCTTCCCCTCGTCCTGTTCCCCCTCAATCCTCCAACGCCTCCGCCTCGGCCGCCGATTTCTCCGTCTCGGCCTTTCGCGCTCTCTCCACTGAACACATCTGGTCCCTCGAGGCCCCTCTCCGCGACGCCCAGTGGCGGTCCCTCTACGGGCTCTCCTACCCGGTCTTCACCACCGTCGTTGACAAGCTTAAGCCCCACATCGCTCTCTCcaatctctctcttccttccgATTATGCTGTCGCCATGGTCCTCTCCCGACTCTCCCATGGTTTCTCTGCCAAAACCCTTGCTTCCCGCTACTCACTAGAGCCTTACCTCATCTCCAAGATCACCAACATGGTCACCCGCCTCCTGGCCACCAAGCTTTATCcggaattcatcaaaatccccGTTAGCCGTAGGCGGTTGATCGAGACCACGCAGGCTTTCGAGGAGCTTACCTCGCTTCCCAATATGTGTGGAGCCATCGATGGAAGCCCCATCAAGCTCCATAGCGTCCCCAGTGACCCTAATCTTGCTGCAAATTACAAATGCCGATATGGGTACTCCTCAGTTCAGCTTCAGGTTGTGGCTGACCACAAGAAAATCTTCTGGGACGTTTGCGTCAAGGCGCCCGGTGCAACCGATGACGCCACGCATTTTAGGGACAGTCTGTTGTATACTAGGCTTACTTCCGGGGACATTGTGTGGGAAAAGGTTATCAACGTAAGGGGGCACAATGTTCGGCCTTACATCGTTGGGGATTGGAGCTATCCGTTGATGTCATTTTTGCTGACACCCTTCTCGCCAAACGGAATGGGCGTGCCTGCCCAGAACTTGTTTGATGGAATGCTGATGAAGGGGCGTTCCGTGGTGGTTGAGGCAATTGGGCTGCTTAAGGGCAGGTGGAAGATCCTCCAAGATTTGAATGTGGGACTCAGTCATGCGCCACAGACGATTGTTGCTTGTTGTGTGTTGCATAATTTGTGTCAGATTGCAAGGGAGCCAGAGCCGGAGGAGCTTTGGAAGGAGCCGGATGAGAGCGGGACTCCACCAAGGGTTCTCGACGGTGAGAAGTCCTTTTATTATCATGGAGAGAGCTTGAGGCAGGTATTAGCTGATGACTTGCACCAAAGACTTTCTTCGAGATAG